A region from the Drosophila bipectinata strain 14024-0381.07 chromosome 3R, DbipHiC1v2, whole genome shotgun sequence genome encodes:
- the LOC108129663 gene encoding epidermal growth factor receptor kinase substrate 8-like protein 2 isoform X1 yields MVKPGYRTLKYFRPIAVIHGMPRNGYENGVPAGDLANGHYDEIKPTYALEHLATFKLKNEAEIKQPKEKMKLLIELDKTGGIWPHKMFMSFNGQWLVMLDSEMKEIENFPGSLITEPTAFISDDPKETYNNILIFSVPGISLGNTEMHIFQVADVSSVHLVEDLRQLSKGTPITVDRNKTPILLPKPDRPQNHQAKDQYGIAAAVAGIAAEKNALDREQTEKDVQVLNHCFEDIERFMARLHYAAEALNELKLRKEQHNPHGEGLLVLRSRPPIESEFHDILAKTKLALIYSVRLQNHFTKSTDPVHNVFISLKTIVSVCNDIYVDAGIPEAVMNPLLRRETIAFLNGTLDSNEKQLWQSLGPNWTVPKDQFKDHKSSYHPIFYDDWSPDWVVDEEVQYLAPALKKTPSPVPVPVPIPASPGGGNRTWLSRLESRNVKIAEVAFNKSATNDKELKVTKGEYLEIIDDSRNWWKARNSYGNIGYVPHTVLTPYNFEPGVNGRDTESIASMALVENGAELNGEANNPMYRNTMALYTAPVERESQPPLTNPNMARSYSMPNVPVPPPMPPPSDSQPPTPSGTLKRNMAAAGALAAMRARNDCEADDDTYYMQDDVNDELRVMLQQRQRRKDLEILKTPEIFINQNSKPKEVEEWLRGKGFSDTIVKRLHTLSGEEIFGLSPHTIESYFGQRESRRLISQIVLQKNFCEYKTIRSSELSAKLARARQKADQSNGDPNEVF; encoded by the exons ATGGTCAAGCCCGGCTATAGAACCTTGAAATATTTCCGGCCAATTGCGGTGATACATGG GATGCCACGCAACGGCTACGAAAATGGAGTCCCTGCAGGGGACCTGGCCAATGGACACTATGACGAGATTAAGCCCACATATGCCCTGGAGCACTTGGCCACGTTTAAGCTTAAGAACGAGGCCGAAATCAAACAGCCCAAGGAGAAGATGAAGCTACTCATCGAACTGGACAAAACCGGAGGCATTTGGCCTCACAAAATGTTCATGAGCTTCAATGGCCAGTGGCTGGTGATGCTGGACAGCGAAATGAAGGAGATAGAGAACTTTCCTGGAAGCCTCATCACAGAACCCACTGCCTTCATCAGTGATGATCCCAAAGAAACATACAACAATATCCTCATCTTTTCGGTTCCCGGCATATCCCTAGGAAACACGGAAATGCACATCTTTCAGGTGGCAGATGTCAGTTCAGTACATTTGGTGGAGGATTTAAGACAG CTAAGCAAGGGCACTCCCATCACCGTGGATCGCAACAAGACGCCAATCCTCTTGCCAAAACCGGATAGGCCTCAGAACCATCAGGCCAAGGATCAGTATGGAATCGCAGCTGCAGTGGCCGGAATAGCTGCGGAAAAGAATGCACTAGACAGAGAGCAGACCGAAAAGGATGTACAGGTCCTTAATCACTGCTTCGAGGATATCGAGAGGTTCATGGCCAGGCTGCACTATGCCGCCGAAGCTCTCAACGAGCTGAAGCTCCGTAAGGAGCAACACAATCCTCATGGGGAAGGACTCTTGGTTCTGAGATCCCGTCCTCCCATTGAGAGCGAGTTCCACGACATCTTGGCCAAGACCAAGCTGGCCTTGATCTACTCCGTCCGGCTGCAGAATCACTTTACAAAGTCCACAGACCCAGTGCACAATGTCTTCATTTCTCTGAAAACCATAGTATCGGTCTGCAACGATATCTATGTTGACGCTGGCATCCCGGAGGCGGTGATGAATCCCCTCCTGCGTCGCGAAACCATCGCTTTCCTTAATGGCACTCTAGACTCCAATGAGAAGCAGTTGTGGCAGAGCCTTGGCCCCAATTGGACAGTGCCAAAGGATCAGTTCAAGGACCACAAGAGCTCCTACCATCCGATCTTCTACGACGACTGGTCACCGGATTGGGTGGTGGACGAGGAGGTTCAGTATCTGGCTCCGGCTCTGAAGAAGACACCGTCGCCAGTCCCTGTTCCTGTGCCCATTCCGGCAAGTCCTGGAGGCGGCAATCGCACTTGGCTGAGTCGCCTGGAGAGTCGAAATGTAAAGATTGCTGAAGTGGCATTTAACAAATCAGCCACCAACGACAAGGAACTGAAAGTTACCAAAGGGGAGTACTTGGAG ATTATTGACGACTCCCGTAATTGGTGGAAGGCCCGGAACTCCTACGGAAACATTGGCTATGTGCCGCACACTGTGCTTACGCCGTACAACTTTGAGCCCGGAGTGAATGGCCGGGACACAGAGTCCATTGCATCCATGGCGCTTGTGGAGAATGGCGCGGAGTTGAATGGCGAGGCAAATAATCCCATGTACCGCAACACCATGGCATTGTATACTGCTCCTGTGGAGCGGGAGTCCCAGCCACCCCTGACCAATCCCAACATGGCGCGTTCCTATTCGATGCCCAATGTACCCGTGCCGCCGCCAATGCCACCACCAAGCGACAGTCAACCACCCACTCCGAGCGGAACCCTCAAGAGGAACATGGCAGCTGCAGGAGCTCTGGCAG CCATGCGTGCCAGGAACGATTGCGAGGCCGATGACGATACCTACTACATGCAGGACGATGTGAACGACGAGCTGAGGGTCATGTTGCAGCAGCGACAGCGCCGCAAGGACTTGGAGATCCTGAAGACGCCAGAGATCTTCATCAACCAGAACTCGAAGCCCAAGGAGGTGGAGGAGTGGCTAAGGGGCAAAGGATTCTCGGACACCATTGTCAAGAGGCTGCACACACTCAGCGGCGAGGAGATCTTCGGTCTGTCCCCGCACACGATTGAAAGTTACTTTGGCCAGCGTGAGAGTCGTCGACTCATCTCCCAGATTGTGCTGCAAAAGAACTTCTGCGAG TACAAAACCATACGATCATCGGAGCTCTCTGCCAAGTTGGCTCGTGCCCGCCAAAAGGCAGACCAGTCCAATGGCGATCCGAATGAAGTTTTCTAG
- the LOC108129663 gene encoding epidermal growth factor receptor kinase substrate 8 isoform X2, giving the protein MPRNGYENGVPAGDLANGHYDEIKPTYALEHLATFKLKNEAEIKQPKEKMKLLIELDKTGGIWPHKMFMSFNGQWLVMLDSEMKEIENFPGSLITEPTAFISDDPKETYNNILIFSVPGISLGNTEMHIFQVADVSSVHLVEDLRQLSKGTPITVDRNKTPILLPKPDRPQNHQAKDQYGIAAAVAGIAAEKNALDREQTEKDVQVLNHCFEDIERFMARLHYAAEALNELKLRKEQHNPHGEGLLVLRSRPPIESEFHDILAKTKLALIYSVRLQNHFTKSTDPVHNVFISLKTIVSVCNDIYVDAGIPEAVMNPLLRRETIAFLNGTLDSNEKQLWQSLGPNWTVPKDQFKDHKSSYHPIFYDDWSPDWVVDEEVQYLAPALKKTPSPVPVPVPIPASPGGGNRTWLSRLESRNVKIAEVAFNKSATNDKELKVTKGEYLEIIDDSRNWWKARNSYGNIGYVPHTVLTPYNFEPGVNGRDTESIASMALVENGAELNGEANNPMYRNTMALYTAPVERESQPPLTNPNMARSYSMPNVPVPPPMPPPSDSQPPTPSGTLKRNMAAAGALAAMRARNDCEADDDTYYMQDDVNDELRVMLQQRQRRKDLEILKTPEIFINQNSKPKEVEEWLRGKGFSDTIVKRLHTLSGEEIFGLSPHTIESYFGQRESRRLISQIVLQKNFCEYKTIRSSELSAKLARARQKADQSNGDPNEVF; this is encoded by the exons ATGCCACGCAACGGCTACGAAAATGGAGTCCCTGCAGGGGACCTGGCCAATGGACACTATGACGAGATTAAGCCCACATATGCCCTGGAGCACTTGGCCACGTTTAAGCTTAAGAACGAGGCCGAAATCAAACAGCCCAAGGAGAAGATGAAGCTACTCATCGAACTGGACAAAACCGGAGGCATTTGGCCTCACAAAATGTTCATGAGCTTCAATGGCCAGTGGCTGGTGATGCTGGACAGCGAAATGAAGGAGATAGAGAACTTTCCTGGAAGCCTCATCACAGAACCCACTGCCTTCATCAGTGATGATCCCAAAGAAACATACAACAATATCCTCATCTTTTCGGTTCCCGGCATATCCCTAGGAAACACGGAAATGCACATCTTTCAGGTGGCAGATGTCAGTTCAGTACATTTGGTGGAGGATTTAAGACAG CTAAGCAAGGGCACTCCCATCACCGTGGATCGCAACAAGACGCCAATCCTCTTGCCAAAACCGGATAGGCCTCAGAACCATCAGGCCAAGGATCAGTATGGAATCGCAGCTGCAGTGGCCGGAATAGCTGCGGAAAAGAATGCACTAGACAGAGAGCAGACCGAAAAGGATGTACAGGTCCTTAATCACTGCTTCGAGGATATCGAGAGGTTCATGGCCAGGCTGCACTATGCCGCCGAAGCTCTCAACGAGCTGAAGCTCCGTAAGGAGCAACACAATCCTCATGGGGAAGGACTCTTGGTTCTGAGATCCCGTCCTCCCATTGAGAGCGAGTTCCACGACATCTTGGCCAAGACCAAGCTGGCCTTGATCTACTCCGTCCGGCTGCAGAATCACTTTACAAAGTCCACAGACCCAGTGCACAATGTCTTCATTTCTCTGAAAACCATAGTATCGGTCTGCAACGATATCTATGTTGACGCTGGCATCCCGGAGGCGGTGATGAATCCCCTCCTGCGTCGCGAAACCATCGCTTTCCTTAATGGCACTCTAGACTCCAATGAGAAGCAGTTGTGGCAGAGCCTTGGCCCCAATTGGACAGTGCCAAAGGATCAGTTCAAGGACCACAAGAGCTCCTACCATCCGATCTTCTACGACGACTGGTCACCGGATTGGGTGGTGGACGAGGAGGTTCAGTATCTGGCTCCGGCTCTGAAGAAGACACCGTCGCCAGTCCCTGTTCCTGTGCCCATTCCGGCAAGTCCTGGAGGCGGCAATCGCACTTGGCTGAGTCGCCTGGAGAGTCGAAATGTAAAGATTGCTGAAGTGGCATTTAACAAATCAGCCACCAACGACAAGGAACTGAAAGTTACCAAAGGGGAGTACTTGGAG ATTATTGACGACTCCCGTAATTGGTGGAAGGCCCGGAACTCCTACGGAAACATTGGCTATGTGCCGCACACTGTGCTTACGCCGTACAACTTTGAGCCCGGAGTGAATGGCCGGGACACAGAGTCCATTGCATCCATGGCGCTTGTGGAGAATGGCGCGGAGTTGAATGGCGAGGCAAATAATCCCATGTACCGCAACACCATGGCATTGTATACTGCTCCTGTGGAGCGGGAGTCCCAGCCACCCCTGACCAATCCCAACATGGCGCGTTCCTATTCGATGCCCAATGTACCCGTGCCGCCGCCAATGCCACCACCAAGCGACAGTCAACCACCCACTCCGAGCGGAACCCTCAAGAGGAACATGGCAGCTGCAGGAGCTCTGGCAG CCATGCGTGCCAGGAACGATTGCGAGGCCGATGACGATACCTACTACATGCAGGACGATGTGAACGACGAGCTGAGGGTCATGTTGCAGCAGCGACAGCGCCGCAAGGACTTGGAGATCCTGAAGACGCCAGAGATCTTCATCAACCAGAACTCGAAGCCCAAGGAGGTGGAGGAGTGGCTAAGGGGCAAAGGATTCTCGGACACCATTGTCAAGAGGCTGCACACACTCAGCGGCGAGGAGATCTTCGGTCTGTCCCCGCACACGATTGAAAGTTACTTTGGCCAGCGTGAGAGTCGTCGACTCATCTCCCAGATTGTGCTGCAAAAGAACTTCTGCGAG TACAAAACCATACGATCATCGGAGCTCTCTGCCAAGTTGGCTCGTGCCCGCCAAAAGGCAGACCAGTCCAATGGCGATCCGAATGAAGTTTTCTAG
- the Adsl gene encoding adenylosuccinate lyase: MASNYEGYKSPLSTRYASKEMQFLFSDQNKFSTWRRLWVWLAKAESQLGLEITGEQIAEMEREITNIDFEAAAAEERLTRHDVMAHVHVFAKQCPAAAPVIHLGATSCYVGDNTDLIVLRDALKLLLPRVASVIARLSQFAQSYKDQPTLGFTHLQPAQLTTVGKRACLWIQDLIMDERALNRCLEDLRFRGVKGTTGTQASFLQLFEGDGEKVKKLDQLVTELAGFKKAYSVTGQTYSRKVDVEIVAALSSLGTSIHKMCTDLRILASRKELEEPFESTQIGSSAMAYKRNPMRSERCCALARHLITLFSSAANTHATQWLERTLDDSANRRLTLSEAFLAADAALLTLLNISQGLVVYPKVIEKHIAQELPFMSTENIIMAMVKAGGDRQVCHEKIRVLSQEAGAQVKQHGKDNDLVDRVRKDPYFSPILEQLDTILDARTFTGRASDQVGEFVAEEVQPVLARYAEALKTVQDVKLNI; this comes from the coding sequence ATGGCCAGCAACTACGAAGGCTACAAGTCCCCGTTGAGCACCCGGTATGCCAGCAAGGAGATGCAGTTCCTGTTCAGCGACCAGAACAAGTTCTCCACCTGGCGCCGGTTGTGGGTATGGCTGGCGAAGGCAGAGAGCCAGCTAGGGCTGGAGATCACAGGCGAGCAGATTGCTGAGATGGAGCGGGAGATCACAAATATCGATTTTGAGGCGGCAGCCGCTGAGGAGCGACTCACCCGCCACGATGTGATGGCCCATGTCCATGTCTTTGCCAAGCAGTGCCCTGCGGCGGCTCCAGTGATCCACTTGGGTGCCACATCGTGCTATGTGGGTGACAACACGGACCTGATTGTCCTGCGTGATGCCCTCAAACTGCTCTTGCCTCGAGTGGCCAGTGTAATAGCTCGACTGTCGCAGTTCGCTCAAAGCTACAAGGATCAGCCCACGCTGGGATTCACCCACCTGCAGCCAGCGCAGCTTACTACCGTAGGAAAACGGGCTTGTCTTTGGATCCAGGACCTGATAATGGATGAGCGAGCTCTAAATCGCTGCCTCGAGGATCTGCGCTTCCGCGGTGTCAAGGGAACTACTGGCACTCAGGCCTCATTCCTTCAACTCTTTGAGGGGGATGGCGAGAAGGTGAAGAAACTGGATCAGCTTGTTACCGAACTGGCTGGCTTCAAGAAAGCCTACTCCGTGACTGGCCAGACCTACTCACGCAAGGTTGATGTGGAGATTGTGGCCGCTTTGTCTAGCCTTGGAACCAGCATCCACAAGATGTGTACCGACCTGCGCATTCTGGCCTCACGcaaggagctggaggagcCCTTCGAGAGCACTCAGATTGGCTCCTCGGCAATGGCATACAAGCGAAACCCCATGCGTTccgaacgctgctgtgcctTGGCCCGTCACCTGATCACCTTGTTCAGCAGTGCTGCCAACACCCATGCCACCCAGTGGCTCGAGCGAACACTAGATGACTCGGCCAACCGGAGGTTGACTCTTTCGGAGGCCTTCTTGGCTGCCGACGCAGCATTGCTCACCCTGCTGAATATCTCGCAAGGACTTGTAGTCTATCCGAAGGTGATTGAGAAGCACATTGCCCAGGAATTGCCATTCATGTCCACGGAGAACATAATCATGGCCATGGTGAAGGCTGGTGGCGATCGCCAGGTGTGCCACGAAAAGATCCGTGTGCTGTCCCAGGAGGCGGGCGCCCAGGTCAAGCAGCACGGCAAGGACAACGATTTGGTGGACCGTGTGCGAAAGGATCCCTACTTCTCCCCGATCCTGGAGCAGTTGGACACAATTCTGGATGCCAGGACATTTACGGGCCGAGCCAGCGATCAGGTGGGCGAGTTTGTAGCCGAGGAGGTGCAACCAGTGCTGGCACGGTATGCGGAGGCCTTGAAAACCGTTCAGGACGTCAAGCtcaatatttaa